In Syntrophobacterales bacterium, the sequence GGACGACATTGGACTTAGCTGATTTCAGTTCGCAATCGATCGAGATGGTCAGGTTCGCCGCAAGCACCATGTAGGAAAGATTCCATTTCTTGATGGTGGTAAACAGAACCGCATCGGCGCCGAAGTATTCCCGAAACTTCTGGAGGGGAACATCCTTGATTAATTCGGAGTCATAAATGCCCTCCATCTTGAGCAGCTCGGTTGTAATCTCGTAGGGAAAAACATAATATCCCCGGAAGGAAAGGGGCTCCTGAATGGTCGTAGCGTAATAATCCTTCGCTTCCGCCGCGGTGGACTCGTTCATGGGCGGCAGGACCAAAATTGAAGCCGGCGCCTCCTGATATAAAAGGGGAAATTTATCCCCTTTCGTGACCATTTTAGGGGCGCAGGCGCTCAGGGAAACGCCCATCAATGCGGGTCTGTCCCCCTGAATGTAGATGTTTCCGGACGGGCAGATCGACTTGCAGATGCCGCAGCCGTTACATTTTTCGTCGACCCAGAAGCTTCGGTCCATCGTCGGAATGCGGGGGAAGGAGAGACGATTTAGTCCGGCAAAAAAAATGTTCTTCCACAGGGGGCCTTTTTCTACCGGTAGTTTCTTTCTCGCTGCGCAGGAAGCGGCGATCCTGCCAATCTTTTCTCGTGACAACTCGATCTGTCGGATTTGCCTCTCTTTTGGTCCGGGACCACCCCGGGGAATATAGTTGGACGGCATCTCCAGCCCGAATCCGGCGGAAAGAGGCAAGCCCCGGATCTGCATTCTTTTCTTCAGTTGAATCAGCGTGGCGGCGACCTGTCCCGCGTTGACGGCCACGGCAAAATAGTACCGGTCCCCCTTTTTCTCCAGCGCCTCTACAAAGGCAATGACTCTGCGCGGCTGCCCCCAGATGTGGACGGGAAAGATGATTCCGATCGCCTCGGCGCCGCTTGCGACCGAATCCCTGGAAGTACTCGATATTGGGATGATCTCGACGTCGCCCATTGCGATTGCCAGCATCCTGGCTGTCCAGAGCGAGTTGCCTGTACCCGTATAGTAGAATAGCTCGGTTTTCATGAATAATTACCTCTAAAAAGATTTCTCCAAATCAATCAGCAGACTGAAAAGCCCTTCTGCCCTCATAATTCGGGCCGGAAAATGTCTCGATCGTGCGCCGCTGCGATTAGCCAAGCGCGGACAGTCCTTTACGATCAATGAGATCAAGAAGCCGCTGCGCAGGGCCGCTTGGATTTTTTTTACCCTGCTCCCATTGCTGCACCGTTGTTTTGCCGAGGCCAAGAATGGCGCGGGGCATTTTCAGTAACAGGCGGGGCGCCTGTCCTGAAAAACAGGGACGCGACTGCGGACGTTGTCTGCAAATTCGGGAGCTATATCGACGACGAGCAATTCTTCTTGCGTTTCCGACCCTTCTACAAGAATTTCGCCCCAGGGATCGACCGCCAGAGAATGGCCGAAGAAGACGTTGTCCGGATCACGGCCGACCCGGTTGACGGCAATAACGAATATCTGGTTTTCAATCGCCCGGGCTATGTTCAGCATTCGCCAGTGATTCCCCCGGACCGACGGCCATTCGGCGCAAACGAAGAGAATCCGGGCGCCAGTGAGGGCCAAAGCGCGCGACAATTCGGGGAAGCGCAGATCGTAGCAAATGATCAGCCCCGCAGTTGTTGAGTCTATGGGAAAGGTACACTGTTCTTGGCCCGGAGACAGATAGAGGTCCTCTTCCATCAGGCCGATCAGGTGGATCTTGCGGTATCTGCCGACTATCCGTCCGTCTTTGCCGATTGCGCAGGCGGTATTGTAAATCTTGCCGTCGCACAGCTCCGGAATCGACCCGGCAACGATAGCAATGTTGTTTTCCCGGGCTGTCCGGCAGAGCATTGCTATCGTCCTGCCCGCCAACGTCTCCGACAAGTCTGCTATATCTTTAAGTTTGTATCCGGTAGTCCATAATTCCGGAAAGACGAACAGCTCCGCGCCCCGGGCCAGCCCCTCCGCAATGAAGGCGCGGGCCTTCGAGTGATTGGCCTCAATGTCGCCATAGGCAACATCCATCTGCACAAGGGCAATTCTCATTGCAAATTCACCATTCAAGCGGCAAGGAAATGCTTCCTGATTCGGTCAAATTTATAGTCGCTGCCCGGAAAGCAGGCAGTATGAATGGTTTTGTCGTTTTGCTCGTTTGCCGCACGGGATCGGTTATTTTGCCTTTTTTACTGTAGAGATGCCGAGCAAACTGTACGCCCCGCAATAATTAAAAAGCCCGGTCAGCAGGGGAATAAGGCCGACAGCTCCCCACCAGCTCTTGTAAAGAAACCCGATTACAATAATCACCACTCCCAAAATAATTCTGATCCATTTATCAATCCCGCCCACATTTGCTTTCATAATGGCCTCCTTATTCGTTTCTGATTTTCTTTTATACAGTTGCCGGGGATAATACAATCAGAAAAATTTACCTGAAATTGCGTGCATAAATTCGCTGTTTGTGATGGGCTGCCCACTCTGACAACCCTTCCTCGGGACGCGACAAAGCTCGTCCCCTAAATTGCATGAACAACAAGCTTCGCTTTATGAACATGAAGCTTCGCTTTCAGCCTTCTTTGCCACGGGAGAAAGCATGAAGCCTGTTGCTTTCCGGCGGATGGCTGTGGTAGATAACA encodes:
- a CDS encoding carbon-nitrogen family hydrolase, which translates into the protein MRIALVQMDVAYGDIEANHSKARAFIAEGLARGAELFVFPELWTTGYKLKDIADLSETLAGRTIAMLCRTARENNIAIVAGSIPELCDGKIYNTACAIGKDGRIVGRYRKIHLIGLMEEDLYLSPGQEQCTFPIDSTTAGLIICYDLRFPELSRALALTGARILFVCAEWPSVRGNHWRMLNIARAIENQIFVIAVNRVGRDPDNVFFGHSLAVDPWGEILVEGSETQEELLVVDIAPEFADNVRSRVPVFQDRRPACY
- a CDS encoding EFR1 family ferrodoxin (N-terminal region resembles flavodoxins. C-terminal ferrodoxin region binds two 4Fe-4S clusters.), translated to MKTELFYYTGTGNSLWTARMLAIAMGDVEIIPISSTSRDSVASGAEAIGIIFPVHIWGQPRRVIAFVEALEKKGDRYYFAVAVNAGQVAATLIQLKKRMQIRGLPLSAGFGLEMPSNYIPRGGPGPKERQIRQIELSREKIGRIAASCAARKKLPVEKGPLWKNIFFAGLNRLSFPRIPTMDRSFWVDEKCNGCGICKSICPSGNIYIQGDRPALMGVSLSACAPKMVTKGDKFPLLYQEAPASILVLPPMNESTAAEAKDYYATTIQEPLSFRGYYVFPYEITTELLKMEGIYDSELIKDVPLQKFREYFGADAVLFTTIKKWNLSYMVLAANLTISIDCELKSAKSNVVLWRYNGTVVVDLSGGNTGGGVAGLLVKAVVAAVSSAMADYVPHARTANYMALNTMPYGKYHELYGKDREHQFIEQIQPQPQQYLAIFPQHQLNKIDTHPVKGRLPALDVQAINIKLRFPDSAGMTAGMIA
- a CDS encoding DUF2892 domain-containing protein encodes the protein MKANVGGIDKWIRIILGVVIIVIGFLYKSWWGAVGLIPLLTGLFNYCGAYSLLGISTVKKAK